One Alcaligenes ammonioxydans DNA segment encodes these proteins:
- a CDS encoding OmpA family protein, with translation MLKTILSFVFLVLLIVDAPAVFAADVKGSSDHQLLSRFPGAEIRNYLRKNYDAAVLPAGIIKDKKAPGQLLELEGKVTRIAYRIPGEHSALEVLRNYEKALQQGGFETLFACHGPETCGPDMMPFISLEGRVRPTAFGDAVFGSSSERVLLTRRSDEAGEVHVFLHVVDDASNNRTYLYQEIVEGAQLELDQIKVLQADELQQSLERQGYVTVPGIYFDSAKAEIKPESDTALSEMAKLLSSHQDLKVYVVGHTDNQGSLDANLTLSQSRAQAVVQALHTSYGVKAENLLAKGVASFSPVASNADEKGRARNRRVELVVQ, from the coding sequence TTGCTGATAGTGGATGCACCAGCTGTTTTTGCCGCTGACGTCAAAGGTTCTAGCGATCATCAGCTTTTGAGTCGATTCCCAGGGGCAGAGATTCGCAACTATTTGAGAAAAAACTACGATGCCGCCGTGTTGCCTGCGGGAATCATTAAGGACAAGAAAGCACCGGGGCAATTGCTTGAATTGGAGGGCAAGGTCACTCGCATCGCTTACCGGATTCCGGGTGAGCATTCAGCATTGGAGGTTCTGCGAAATTACGAGAAAGCGCTGCAGCAAGGCGGGTTTGAAACGCTGTTTGCCTGCCATGGCCCAGAGACGTGTGGTCCGGATATGATGCCCTTTATTTCCCTTGAGGGACGCGTTCGACCTACTGCATTTGGCGATGCGGTCTTTGGTAGTTCAAGTGAGCGTGTTTTGCTCACCCGTCGTAGTGATGAGGCAGGAGAGGTCCACGTTTTTCTGCATGTGGTGGATGATGCGTCCAATAACAGGACCTATCTCTATCAGGAAATCGTAGAAGGTGCCCAATTGGAACTGGATCAAATTAAAGTGCTACAAGCGGACGAGTTGCAACAATCACTCGAACGCCAAGGGTATGTCACGGTTCCAGGCATTTACTTCGATAGCGCTAAAGCAGAGATAAAACCAGAATCGGATACGGCCTTATCAGAAATGGCTAAATTGCTCTCTAGCCATCAAGACCTAAAAGTATATGTGGTGGGCCATACGGATAATCAAGGTTCGCTTGATGCCAATCTGACCTTGTCGCAGAGTAGAGCTCAGGCAGTTGTTCAGGCTTTACATACTTCATATGGTGTTAAGGCGGAAAACTTGCTGGCTAAAGGTGTCGCATCTTTTTCTCCGGTAGCAAGCAATGCAGACGAAAAAGGGCGCGCGCGCAATAGACGAGTTGAGTTGGTAGTGCAGTAA